From the genome of Kiritimatiellales bacterium:
GATATTCCTTGTTCAAAGGTCGAAATTCCGTACTCTTTTACGCTTTCGGAGAGTTGCTATGAACGAGAAATATCCTTTTGCTGAAATTGAGCCGAAATGGCGGATGTACTGGGACGATCACGGACTGTTTAAAACCGACCTGTCTGACACCGCGAACAAATACTACTGCCTGATGATGTTTCCCTATCCCTCCGGCAGACTGCACGTCGGCCACGGTCGCAATTACATCATCGGCGATGCGGTTGTCCGTTACAAAAAAATGCGCGGTTTCAATGTGCTTTCCCCGATGGGCTGGGACGCATTCGGCCTGCCCGCCGAAAACGCCGCCATTAAAACCGGCACGCCGCCACGCGAAAGCACGATGGCGAACATTGCCGTGATGAAAGAACAGCTTGCCGCGTGGGGCTGCTGCTACGACTGGGAAAAAGAGATCGCATCATGCGAACCGGAGTATTACAGATGGACGCAATGGCTTTTTATCCAGATGTTCAAGCGCGGGCTGGCGTATAAAAAGAAAAGCTGCGTCAACTGGTGTCCGGACTGCGCAACCGTGCTGGCAAACGAGCAGGTAGTGGACGGCACGTGTGAGCGCTGTGATTCTGCGGTTGAACAGAAAGCGCTCGAACAGTGGTTTTTCAAAATCACCAACTACGCCCAGCGCCTGCTCGACGATCTGGATAAACTCGACGGCTGGCCGGAGCGCGTAAAAACGATGCAGCGCAACTGGATCGGCCGCTCCGAAGGCGCCGAAATTCAATTTGCGCTCGTGCCGCGCGACGACGGAAAAACCGACAGCATTCAATCCGTCGACTGCTTTACCACGCGCGTTGACACGATTTACGGCTGCACCTATATGGTCGTCGCGCCGGAATATCCGGCGCTCAAAGAGCTCATCGCCGGCCTGCCGCAGGAACACGATGTGCTGCAATTCATTTCTGATGCCGCGAAGCTGACCAACCTCGACCGCGAATCCGATATCCTCGAAAAGAAAGGACTTTTCACCGGACGTTATGTGATCAATCCGTTCACCGGCGAAAAGGTTCCGCTGTGGGTCGGCGACTATGTGCTGATGTACGGCACCGGCGCGGTGATGGCGGTGCCGGCGCATGACACGCGCGACTGGGCGTTCGCAAAAAAATATAATCTGCCGGTTAAGCTTTCCATTCAGAATGCCGCCGGTTCACTGAAGCTCGCCGAAATGGAAACCGCCTTTACCGAGGACGGCATCTGCTGCGATTCCGATGAATTCACCGGCATGAAAAACCGCGATGCCATCGGCGCGATGATTCAATTTGCCGAGCAGAAAAAATTCGGTAAAGGCAGCATTAACTTCCGCCTGCGCGACTGGCTGATTTCGCGTCAGCGCTACTGGGGCGCACCGATTCCCATTATCTATTGCGACCAGTGCGGCATGGTACCGGTGAACGAAAACGATCTGCCGGTGCTGCTGCCGACCGATGTCGAATTTAAACCGGCCGGCGAATCGCCGCTCAAAAGTTCTGAAAGTTTTATAAACGTCGCGTGTCCGCAGTGCGGCGGCGCGGCGCGGCGCGAATCCGACACCATGGACACATTCGTCGATTCAAGCTGGTATTTCCTGCGCTATCTCAACGCACATGATAACACAAAAGCCATCGACACCGACGCCTGCAATAACTGGCTGCCGGTCGATCAATATATCGGCGGAATTGAGCACGCCATTCTGCATCTGCTCTACGCGCGCTTCTTCACCAAAGTGGTACACGATCTCGGCCTGATTAATTTCGACGAGCCGTTCGCCAAACTGTTTACACAAGGCATGATCTGCAAAAAAAGCTCCGTCGACGGCAAGCTCTATAAAATGAGCAAATCTAAAGGCAACGTTGTCAGCCCGAACGAGCTCATTGAAAATTACGGCGCCGACACCGTCCGTCT
Proteins encoded in this window:
- the leuS gene encoding leucine--tRNA ligase, whose product is MNEKYPFAEIEPKWRMYWDDHGLFKTDLSDTANKYYCLMMFPYPSGRLHVGHGRNYIIGDAVVRYKKMRGFNVLSPMGWDAFGLPAENAAIKTGTPPRESTMANIAVMKEQLAAWGCCYDWEKEIASCEPEYYRWTQWLFIQMFKRGLAYKKKSCVNWCPDCATVLANEQVVDGTCERCDSAVEQKALEQWFFKITNYAQRLLDDLDKLDGWPERVKTMQRNWIGRSEGAEIQFALVPRDDGKTDSIQSVDCFTTRVDTIYGCTYMVVAPEYPALKELIAGLPQEHDVLQFISDAAKLTNLDRESDILEKKGLFTGRYVINPFTGEKVPLWVGDYVLMYGTGAVMAVPAHDTRDWAFAKKYNLPVKLSIQNAAGSLKLAEMETAFTEDGICCDSDEFTGMKNRDAIGAMIQFAEQKKFGKGSINFRLRDWLISRQRYWGAPIPIIYCDQCGMVPVNENDLPVLLPTDVEFKPAGESPLKSSESFINVACPQCGGAARRESDTMDTFVDSSWYFLRYLNAHDNTKAIDTDACNNWLPVDQYIGGIEHAILHLLYARFFTKVVHDLGLINFDEPFAKLFTQGMICKKSSVDGKLYKMSKSKGNVVSPNELIENYGADTVRLYTLFIGPPEKEAEWNDSAVEGAYRFLCRIWRRVWQNHDLLTASKNLTPDMSKMDAPERGLFRKVHESIKKITGDLDGAFHFHTAISSIMELMNAIDELNIDAGSSEQAKAVFRDAIEKVVILISPFAPHIAEELWKELGYTGGVLSAEWPEFIEAALHRDSIQMALQVNGKVRGQLTVPSAATKEEIEQLAVTDPAVLKWTEGKTIRKVIVVFGRLVNVAAN